The Corynebacterium simulans genome contains a region encoding:
- the ssb gene encoding single-stranded DNA-binding protein produces MTIQDVTIVGNICSDVELRYTPQGTPVAQFNVAVNDRRFNSETNQWENGDATFYRVSAWKQLGEHASETLAKGMEVIVKGKFTARNYTTREGVERTSLEVTVNPGKGALGPSLMWMVGSMSKAQQGGGQQAQQQDPWNSAPQGGFSGGDSEPPF; encoded by the coding sequence ATGACCATTCAAGATGTCACCATTGTTGGCAATATCTGCTCTGATGTAGAGCTGCGCTACACTCCGCAGGGCACTCCGGTGGCCCAGTTCAATGTCGCGGTGAACGACCGACGCTTCAACAGCGAGACGAACCAGTGGGAGAACGGCGACGCTACGTTCTACCGCGTGAGCGCATGGAAGCAGCTAGGGGAGCACGCCTCAGAAACGCTCGCTAAGGGCATGGAGGTTATCGTCAAGGGCAAGTTTACGGCCCGCAACTACACGACCAGGGAAGGTGTTGAGCGCACCTCGCTGGAGGTGACCGTGAACCCCGGCAAGGGTGCCCTTGGCCCGTCGTTGATGTGGATGGTGGGCAGTATGTCGAAGGCCCAGCAGGGCGGCGGGCAGCAGGCCCAGCAGCAGGACCCGTGGAATAGTGCCCCGCAGGGCGGCTTTAGTGGTGGGGACTCGGAGCCGCCGTTCTAA
- the dut gene encoding dUTP diphosphatase produces the protein MCNNSIEVPFTLAPGAQPPRRAHASDAGWDLSLMVNVKIPVNGHVVASTGVSVDIPDGYVGKVFVRSSLGFKRHVVLSNGTGIIDAGYTGEIMVSLHNEGTAPVWLRGGERVAQLVVEKLPVVGFVEVEELGASERGVGGFGSTGL, from the coding sequence ATGTGCAACAACTCGATTGAAGTTCCGTTTACTCTCGCCCCGGGAGCGCAGCCGCCGCGTCGCGCTCATGCTAGTGACGCGGGTTGGGATCTTTCTCTAATGGTGAATGTGAAGATTCCGGTCAACGGGCACGTTGTGGCGTCTACGGGCGTGTCTGTGGACATTCCTGATGGGTACGTGGGAAAAGTGTTTGTTCGGTCGTCGCTTGGCTTTAAGCGGCACGTAGTGCTTTCTAACGGCACGGGGATCATTGACGCGGGTTACACGGGGGAGATTATGGTGTCGCTTCATAATGAGGGGACGGCCCCGGTGTGGTTGCGCGGTGGTGAGCGTGTGGCGCAGCTTGTTGTGGAGAAACTACCCGTGGTGGGGTTTGTGGAAGTTGAAGAATTAGGCGCTTCGGAGCGCGGCGTTGGTGGGTTTGGATCTACTGGTTTGTAG